GGGAGCCCTACTGGCGATCAGAAGGAAGATGCCACCCAGCAACAGGAGGGAGAGATTCAAAGGACTTTGGAGATGACACAGTCGTCACAGAAACACTCCCGGACGACAGGTCGAACAGTTCAAGATGGAACGGCCCGTCTTTTGAGACAAGCTCTGCCAATGTTAGGGAAAAAGGTTTGGTGATACAGGCGCCAGAGACGAAGAAAGCGCCAGATGCATAGTTTAGATTCCCCACTCCCCCTCAAAAACACTATAGAGGGATATCACCTTGTTCGTACGCCTTATgcatgtccagagagagagagagagagagccccaagGTCGAAGCGAGGGTGTCTGCCCTTAACGCtacttggaaaaagaaaaaacgtagagagagagagagagagagatgggaatgtCAGAGACAATGTTTACGGAAAAAATCGTTATCATAAAATTTGCgtgatattttcaatatttttgttCCGATGCGGCGGGATAcatgtccatggtgggatatacaGCCacggatgactgtccatggtgggatacagccatggaagagactgtccatggtgggatacagccatggaagagactgtccatggtgggatacaGCCATGGAAGAGACTGTCCGTGGTGGGATACAGCCATGCATGACTGTCCATAGAGGGATACAGCCATgcatgactgtccatggtgggatatagctatggatgactgtccatggtgggatacaACCATGGATGATTTGGATGACTGAATGAAATAGTTATAAACAACTGATCTTGATATCatgttaaataaatatatacaataataacaaGGCCCAGCCTCACACATTCCGggagacagttgggtcaccagactccacagccttcattgggtCATCACTCAAGACTCCAGAACCCCTCGgtatcctccgcccagtcatcaccagacactatagcctcagacttcacctcttcggctacaccatcagtcacaacttcagacttcaccttttgggccacatcatcagtcacaacttcagacttcacctcttcggctacatcatcagtcacaacttcaaacCTCACCTTCTTTCTCACTTTCTTTCCGGCCTGACCTGGAGCTCTGTTCTTCTTACGAACTACGTCGTtgtcagacttcacctcttcggctacatcatcagtcacaacttcagacttcacctcttcggctacatcatcagtcacaacttcagacttcaccttttgggctacatcatcagtcacaacttcagacttcacctcttcggctacatcatcagtcacaacttcagacttcaccttttgggctacatcatcagtcacaacttcacacttcacctcttcggctacatcatcagtcacaacttcagacttcacctcttcggctacatcatcagtcacaacttcagacttcaccttttgggctacatcatcagtcacaacttcagacttcacctcttcggctacatcatcagtcacaacttcagacttcaccctttcggctacatcaccagacacagcctTAGGCCCCCTCCTCCTGGACGTTGTCTCATAAGACTGGATGGATTGCCTCTGAGCGTTGCCGTACATCCTGGAGGAACGCCTGGTGCTTTGTCTAATGAGCCACAACAACTCTTTCTTGGCCGGCTCCACATCTTCCCTTCGTCCGACAATATCGATTGTCTTGTACTCCTCCGTCTTCCCGGGCACgtaaatgtcaacacaatacttatTTCTTATGCCCTGCACGGTTTGCCCCGATCTACCAATAACTACACCATGAAGACTGGGGTCAGCATTCACCATTCGTAAGACGTTCCCACACGGCCAAATTCTGGAAGGACGAACCCTGGACGAGGTATTGTTCACTTCCGCGAGGAGGTCGATACCACTAGGCCGAGACAGGTCCACCAGACGCTTCAGTTTTAGGCAAGCCTGAGTGACCCCTTGACGACCTCCTTGTAGAATGATATAGTTCCTTCTCGCGGGGAACTTAATCTTGATACCAAATTCGTCCTCAATAGATGGGGTTTCCTTCtggactaactctctctcttcagttggcATCTCCAGAAACTCCAGCCATCTCCTTTCTCGCCTGAAGTTGTCATTACCAGCCTCGGGTGTGTCTGACTCCTTAGCTGGGGTTCTGTTCTTACCAGACTCCCGAACTGGACGAGCCCTGTTGCCAGAACCCTCAGCTGGAGCACTGTTCTTCTTACGAGGACCCTGAGCTGGTGTTCTGTTGTTCTTCTTACGAGTTCTGGTCTTCTTACGAACTACGTCGTTgccagacttcacctcttgggctACAACATCAAttacaacttcagacttcacctcttcggctacatcctcagtcacaacttcagacttcacctccttTCTGGCCTGAGCTGGAGCTCTGTTCTTCTTACGAGTTCTGGTCTTCTTCTTACGAACTACGTCGTtgccagacttcacctcttcggttacatcatcagtcacaacttcagacttcacctcttcggctacaacATCAgttacaacttcagacttcacctcttgggctacaacatcagtcacaacttcagacttcacctcttcggccacatcatcagtcacaacttcagacttcaccttctTTCCGGCCTGAGCTGGAGTTCTGTTCTTCTTACGAGTTCTGGTCTTCTTCTTACGAACTACGTCGTtgccagacttcacctcttcggctacatcatcagtcacaacttcagacttcacctcttgggctacaacatcagtcacaacttcagacttcacctcttcggctacaacATCAgttacaacttcagacttcacctccttTCTGGCCTGAGTTGGAGTTCTGTTCTTCTTACGAGTTCTGGTCTTCTTCTTACGAACTACGTCTTTGCCAGACTTCaactcttcggctacatcatcagtcacaacttcagacttcacctcttcggctacatcatcagtcacaacttcagacttcacctcttcggccacatcacaCAAAGCTGGAACTTCCCTACTCTGAGCTGGGGCCTTCCTGTTCTTCTTACCACTCTGTGCGGCTTCCTTGTTGTCCTTAACAGAAACCGGAGCTGTAGGGCTGCTGGCGTTCTTCTTGCCagacctcttcttctcctccttgcaCTTGGCCATGACGGGGTCCTTGCATCTCCTGGCGCGCACACACCTGAGGAGTATCTTCATCAGCACCACCAGGAAAAGTACCCCGACGGCCTTCCAGGACAGGAGGACCTTGAGGAGGTCGAGGCAGATGGTCCATACGCTGGGCTCGGACGCCATGTCCCTCAAGGTCAGTACATTCCGCACTAAATGTCTTAAGCCTGAGCCGACCTCAACTGGGGCAGTGAAGTCCTTGTACTGCACTTGTCCGAAGAAAGGAACGTAGAGGGAGTGAGCCCGCCTGTGtctctccttcaggaggaggagcagcctccactcctcattcTGGAGGGCGCTGAACAACAGGGCGGTCACGATCGTCACCatgaacacacaccacacaactacaaacGTATCTAATTTataattattcattttcatttataatttattttctgggaatgatataaggaagacatgGTAAAGAATGAgtaaacaggaaagcgatggaaacgagGAACATTTGCTCcaaggatcgtggtggtggaggtgttggccaggatggtggctggagttgtctgtcggtccgtcaggtgcGATGATGACGACACGTCCACGAGGGGACGGGTGCCGGGCGggtgatggacatcttcccttcttgtattacttCTCTAAAGAGGGAATAGATGAATGAACCAaa
The sequence above is drawn from the Panulirus ornatus isolate Po-2019 chromosome 6, ASM3632096v1, whole genome shotgun sequence genome and encodes:
- the LOC139749207 gene encoding uncharacterized protein, encoding MVTIVTALLFSALQNEEWRLLLLLKERHRRAHSLYVPFFGQVQYKDFTAPVEVGSGLRHLVRNVLTLRDMASEPSVWTICLDLLKVLLSWKAVGVLFLVVLMKILLRCVRARRCKDPVMAKCKEEKKRSGKKNASSPTAPVSVKDNKEAAQSGKKNRKAPAQSREVPALCDVAEEVKSEVVTDDVAEEVKSEVVTDDVAEELKSGKDVVRKKKTRTRKKNRTPTQARKEVKSEVVTDDVAEEVKSGNDVVRKKKTRTRKKNRTPAQAGKKVKSEVVTDDVAEEVKSEVVTDVVAQEVKSEVVTDVVAEEVKSEVVTDDVTEEVKSGNDVVRKKKTRTRKKNRAPAQARKEVKSEVVTEDVAEEVKSEVVIDVVAQEVKSGNDVVRKKTRTRKKNNRTPAQGPRKKNSAPAEGSGNRARPVRESGKNRTPAKESDTPEAGNDNFRRERRWLEFLEMPTEERELVQKETPSIEDEFGIKIKFPARRNYIILQGGRQGVTQACLKLKRLVDLSRPSGIDLLAEVNNTSSRVRPSRIWPCGNVLRMVNADPSLHGVVIGRSGQTVQGIRNKYCVDIYVPGKTEEYKTIDIVGRREDVEPAKKELLWLIRQSTRRSSRMYGNAQRQSIQSYETTSRRRGPKAVSGDVAERVKSEVVTDDVAEEVKSEVVTDDVAQKVKSEVVTDDVAEEVKSEVVTDDVAEEVKCEVVTDDVAQKVKSEVVTDDVAEEVKSEVVTDDVAQKVKSEVVTDDVAEEVKSEVVTDDVAEEVKSDNDVVRKKNRAPGQAGKKVRKKVRFEVVTDDVAEEVKSEVVTDDVAQKVKSEVVTDGVAEEVKSEAIVSGDDWAEDTEGFWSLE